From one Desulfovibrio sp. Huiquan2017 genomic stretch:
- a CDS encoding AEC family transporter, producing the protein MDNFLLLGVCFLLGVGLRVGGIIDEHGPAALNAVIIHMSLPALAVLYAHDLPLGPELILPAAMAWIVFGVGYCLFVFLGRRMGWDRPTVVCLALTGGLGNTSFVGLPMIEAFFGPQYLGVGMLCDTAGSFMVLAVPGIILAAGASGRAVSGRELIRKVLLFPPLIAIVVGFALHAVPYPAWLTGMLSRLGSTLSPLALVSVGLSLRFDAIRGAGRELLVGLGYKLLLAPVLILVLYFWGLGQTDMVAKVTVFEAGMGPMISGGIVAMSYGARPRLAAIMLGIGVPLSILTRPLWYWLLMAL; encoded by the coding sequence ATGGACAATTTCTTGTTGTTGGGCGTTTGTTTCCTGCTGGGCGTGGGGTTGCGGGTCGGCGGGATTATCGACGAGCACGGCCCCGCCGCCCTGAACGCGGTTATCATCCATATGTCTCTGCCTGCCTTGGCGGTGCTTTACGCCCATGACCTGCCCCTCGGGCCCGAGCTGATTCTGCCTGCGGCCATGGCCTGGATTGTTTTCGGCGTGGGATACTGCCTGTTTGTCTTCCTGGGCCGTCGTATGGGCTGGGACCGTCCAACCGTGGTTTGTCTGGCCCTGACCGGGGGGCTGGGCAATACTTCCTTTGTCGGGCTGCCCATGATCGAGGCCTTCTTCGGGCCCCAGTATCTCGGTGTGGGCATGCTTTGCGACACCGCCGGTTCGTTCATGGTTCTGGCCGTGCCGGGCATCATCCTGGCCGCCGGCGCCTCCGGCCGGGCCGTGAGCGGGCGCGAACTGATTCGTAAGGTTCTGCTCTTTCCTCCGCTTATCGCCATCGTCGTGGGCTTCGCACTGCATGCGGTTCCCTACCCGGCGTGGCTGACCGGGATGCTCTCCCGGCTTGGCTCCACCTTGAGTCCCCTGGCCCTGGTGTCCGTGGGCCTAAGCCTGCGCTTCGACGCGATACGCGGGGCGGGCAGGGAGTTGCTCGTGGGCTTGGGCTACAAACTGCTGCTCGCGCCGGTCCTTATCCTCGTCCTCTATTTTTGGGGGCTGGGGCAGACGGACATGGTCGCCAAGGTCACCGTTTTCGAGGCGGGCATGGGACCGATGATTTCCGGCGGAATCGTCGCCATGAGCTACGGCGCCCGTCCCCGGCTGGCCGCGATTATGCTCGGCATCGGCGTGCCGCTTTCCATTTTGACCCGTCCTCTGTGGTATTGGCTGCTCATGGCCCTGTAA